The Pyramidobacter piscolens W5455 genome includes the window CGTAGCTCAGATGCGTAATCGCAAGGAGAGCGACAGTCGGTCCCGTGAATGGTCCCCAGATCAGACCCGTTTCGCCGGATGATTGGAAAAGACAGGCCACCGTGGCAGGTTTCAATCCTGCCGCCGCTACAATAGGAATGAGGATGGGGGCGACGATAGCACAACCGCCCGCCAAGGTTCCCAGCAGACCGCAGACAAGCGTTGTTGTGACGATCACACAGAGAATGGCACGTTTTTCAGTCGTCACGCCGATATATTTGACGATCCAATACACGATCGTATGGCTTACACGCGCCTCGCTCATGACACTGCCGAGCCCGGCGCCACACATGATGATGAAGCCGATCAGACCGAGCGTCGATCCCAGCGATTTCACAACGAGAGCTCCCGTCATGGCGGGGGTTTGTCCCGTCAGAATATAACCAAACAGACAGGCGATCATCGCGATCGTCAGCGCGTGAACTCTCGGGCGGAACGAAACAAGAATGTATACTGCAAGCGGAATCAATGCCCATAACGATTCTTCAGGAATCAACGCATAAGGCCCCAACATGGAAATCCCTCTCCCCATGGTCGTTATTTATGGACAACAAGGTGTCCGATGTTATCGCCAGTCTGTTCGCCATTTTTGAACGCGACACGGCCGTCGATCACAACCGCGCAAATGCCTGCCGGTTTCTGCGGGGAATCGGTGTATGTGGCGCGGTCGCTAATTTCGGCCGCATCGAAAACGGTTATATCCGCGATCTTATCGACGGCAATCACGCCACGGTCCTTCAAGCCGAGGATTTGCGCCGGAAGCATTGTAGCCTTGTAAACAGCGTCTTCGAGGCTCATCAGCCGATGCTCCCTGATCGTCTGGAAATAACGGGGAAAGGTGCCGAAACTGCGCGGGTGCGGGTTCGTCCCAAGAAAATGGCGGTCATAGGTCATCGCGTAACCGTCCGATCCGATACAGACGAACTGCTCGCGCATAATGTGCAGCATATCGTCTTCCGAAAGGCTGAAATAACAGCACGGAACGCCCCCATCGCTCGCACGCAGCAGGCGAACGACGGCCTGAGCCGGAGGCAGCTCCATGTCCGCGGCGATCTCGTCAAGGCGTTTCCCTTCATACTGCGGGAGTCTGCCGTGCGTGGAAACGACCAGAACCGCATGGGCGCCGCCGCGGCGTTCGGTTTCCGATTCCGTTTCAGAGAGCAATTCTTCCGTCGGAGACGCAAGGCGTTTGCACATTTCATCCGAACCGCCATCATGGGCCCAGGCAGGAACCAAGGCCGACATGCCTGTCGACGTTGCGGTATATGGATACTGGTCGCACGTGATATTCAATCCTTCTTCGCGGGCCGCTCTGATTTTTGCAAGGAGCTCTTTGGAACGGCCCCATTGCGGTTTGCCGATCAACTTGAGATGGGAAATCTCGACGTGGACGCCGGAATGGCGCGCCACTTCGAGCATTTCATCGACCGCTTCAAAGATTTTCGTGCTCTCGCTGCGCATATGAACAGTAAGGATCGCATCGTGCCTTTTAAGCACTTTGCCCAACGCGACGAACTCGTCAATCGCGCCGTACGAACTGGGCGGATAAATCAGGCCGAGCGACATGCCAAATGCGCCTTCGCTAAGTTCCCGCTCAAGCACGCACTCCATATGTTTCTGTTCCTCGAAAGTCGGTTTTCGCATGCCAAATCCCATGACCATGCCGCGAAGTGTGCCGTGACCGACAAGGACGCCGATATTTGTCGCGGCTGGGCAACGTTTCAGGTGTTCGGCATAATCCGACAGAGAATCGTCCTCGACGGTCCTGCCATCCATCGGCAGTTCGAGACCTGAAGAGATGAGGCGAGTGATCGCCTCGCGTGAAGCGTCGTCGGTCGGCAGACACGAGATGCCGCAGTTTCCGACAATCTCGAGCGTGATGCCTTGATAGAGTTTGCTCTGCATTTTCTGATCGGTGAAAAAGGGACTCATGTCGGAGTGGGAATGGATATCGATGAATCCAGGAGCGACGATTTTTCCAGAGGCGTCGATCGTCTCCTTTGCTTCTTCTTCGATCTGCGGGGCGACCGCGACGATCTTTCCATGGCGGACGCCAACGTCTGATTTCCGCCGCGTCGTTCGTGTTCCGTCAATGACGGTACCGTTTCGAATCAAAAGATCCAGCAACGCATTTTCCCCCTTAAAAGTTCTCCATTTTTTGAATAACGTTCAATCGCCCATAAAGACAATAGAATTTACGGACCGCCTTCTTCTTTGCCTTCACGAGGGAGGTCTCCATCTTTCGGAGAGCTTCCGATGATATCTTATTCGTGAAAAATTATAACATTAATAAATGAATAATGCCATGTATACTCTAATTTTTAGTATGGAACGGATATTTATGAAAAGGATGCTGGAAGCCCATGAAATTTGCTTTTCATGTCATATGGACAAGTGATGGCGCTTTTTGACATTCGTAGAATCAGATGGGAGATCGGGGACTGGTATATAATAAGAAAAAACGGCGTCTTACAGAGCGCTGATCGAGGAGGATTTTCCGATGGGAGTGTTAAGGGAAGAACTGCGCCGCAACTTGATGAACGCCGGCGCGGTACTGGTCGGATATGCTTCGTTGGCGGGAAACGAAAAGCTGCCTTATCCGGCGCTGACGCAGGCCGTGTCCTACGCTGTGCGCCTCGAACCGGCCGACGGCAGCGTCTGGGCTTACGCGCGCGCCTACTTCGAAGCGGGAGACAAGGTGGAGCTGCTGGCCGAACACGTCAAAGCGTGTCTGCGCCGCTACGGCTTTGCCGGCGAGGTCATGCCCAAGGCGTATATGGACGGCGAAACGCCGGTCACCGAGTTCCCCGACCAGACCGCGGCGGCCGCCGCCGGACTGGCGGAACGCAACGGCGACGGCCTGATGACGGCGCCGGAATTCGGCGTCAACGTGCGTTTCGGCACGGTGTTCACCGACGCCACCTGGAAGAAAACGGAATAACGAGCACAAGAGATCCCGCGGACGAAAAGCGTTCGCGGGATCTCTTGCGTCGGCGCAGACGGAGCGGAGAAAATTTATAGTCAGGTTTAATCAATTTCTTCTCTCGCGGAATTTGCTGCGAAAGTTCGCGTTTTTTCAGTCCGTCGCAGCCGCTTCGTCCGCGGCTGTGCGATGGAAAAAGTTTCGCGCGCTTCTTTTTTGGCGGCCGCTGTGATATTATTCGAAAATAAAAACGTGATTTCGGGTTTTTATCCCGACGAACGGAGGAATCACCAATGAAGAAGTGTGCATACTGCGGCTCTGAATTCGACGGAGCCCTGCACGGATGTCCCTATTGCGGCGGGCGCGCGGCGGATCACATCTGCAAAAACTGCGGCGCCGAGTACGACGGCGCGGCCTGTCCGCAGTGCGGCGTGCGGGCCGACGACGAAGGGCAGAGGTGCCCCCGCTGCGGCGCGCGCATGTTCAAGGGCGAGTGCTCTTCCTGCGGCTACATGGCCGACAAGGGCAAAGCCGTGGCTGCCGAAGCCAAAAAAGCCGGCGCGGCGATGGCCTCGTGGTTCGGCACGCTCTGCCTCTGCGTCGTCGGCGTCATTTTCCCCTTCGTCAGCATCCCGTTCATCTTCAGCCGCCGCCACGGAAAGGTGATCAAATGGTTTTTCGGGGGGTACGGCCTTTTCTATATCTGGGCGCTGACCTTGCCTCAGGAGGGCGGCACGGCTGCGACGGAGATGTCGCCCGGGCTGCGCTGGAGCTCGGTGGCTCTGACGGCGCTGGCGCTGCTTTTCGCGCTGTACCGACTCTGGAGAGAAAGCGCGCGTCCGTCTGTCTGAGCGAGCGGGATGGACAGGGCCGCCGGCTGTCGTTTTTTCGACAGCCGGCGGCCCTGTTTCTTTGCGGCCCCGTCGGACAGAGAATTCAATTTGATTTATAGTATTTTATTCAAAAGACGGGATCGCCGCGATGCCGCGCGGCGGAAGCGCGCTGTGACGCCATCGCGCGGCTTTTCCGTGAAATATTCGCCGAAAATGATACAGATCGCGCCTTTCCGCGCCGCACCCGACATTGCTTCCCTCTGAAAGTGCGAAGCCGTGCCGCGTTTGCTTTTCGCCGCGGCGCAGAATATAATTTCGATATAAAATGGCCGGAGCCGCCGCCCGCTGTTCTGACACGAGCTTGCGGCCCCGCGAGATCGGAGGGAAGGTCATGGACAAGCAGAACCTTTTTCCCGCCTGTCCGGTGGAGACGACGCTGAAGCTGATCGGCGACAAATGGAACGTGCTGATCCTGCGCGACCTTTTTCTCGGCACGAAGCGCTTCAGCGAGCTGAAACGGTCGCTCGCGGGCGTTTCGCAGAAGGTGCTCACGTCCCAGCTGCGCGGCATGGAAGAAGCGGGGCTGGTGAGCCGCGCCGTCTATCCCGAGGTGCCTCCGCGCGTGGAATATTCGCTCACCGCGCGCGGCCGTTCGCTGCGGCCGGTGATCGAGTCGATGTGGAACTGGGGCCGCGCCTTCAAAGAGGATCTGGGGCTGGACGTCGCGGCGATCCCCGAGCGTATGCCCGTTCCCGCCGAGCCGCGGGAATAATAAGGAGGAAGACCGATGTCGAAGAGGATCGTTTTGGCCGGAGGCTGTTTTTGGGGCCTCGAGGCCTACATGAGGGAATTGCCCGGCGTATTGGATACGGAAGTGGGATTCGCCAACGGGCGCATGCCGCACCCGACGTACGAACAGGTCAAAGCCGGCGGCACGGGGTACGCCGAGGCCTGCAAGGTCGAATACGACCCGCAGGTCATCAGCCTGCGCACGCTGTTGCGTCACTATCTGCGCATCATCGACCCGACGACGCTGAATCGGCAGGGGCCGGATATCGGCGCGCAGTACCGTACGTCCATCTACTACAACGACGACGAGGAGCGCCGTCTGGCCGAGGAGCTTCTCGCCAAAGAACAGAAGAACTGGGACGAGCCCGTCGTCACGACGGTGGAGCCTCTGGTCAACTTTTATGCGGCCGAGGAATACCATCAGGACTATCTGAAAAAGAAGCCGTGCGGCTACTGCCACGTCAACCTCGCCTTGCTCGACGAGCCGCTGCCGCCCGAGGAAGACTGAGCCGCGTTCTGCCGCGGCATCGCTGAAATTTTGAGAGGAGAATCGTTTTGGAAGCGTTGTTTCAGGGTTTTTTGAGCCTGACCTGGCAGCAGGCGGTGATGATTGGCATCGGCCTGACGCTGATCTGGCTGGCGGCGGCCAAGGAATACGAGCCTTCGCTGCTGCTGCCGATGGGATTCGGCACGGTGCTGGTGAACATTCCCATGACGGCCGCGCTGACGCAGGCCGTCGGCGGCACGGTAGTGCCCGGCGCGATCAGCGTGCTGTTCGACGCCGGCATCGCCAACGAGATGTTCCCGCTGCTGATCTTCATCGGCATCGGCGCGATGATGGACTTTTCGCCCGTGATGGAGCGCCCCGTCTACGCGCTCTTCGGCCTCACGGCGCAGGTGGGGATCTTCCTCACCATGGGGCTGGCGTATTACGTTTTCGGCTTCAGCGTTAGGGAAGCGGCCTCCATCGGCATCATCGGCGCCGCCGACGGCCCCACGTCGATCTTCGTCTCTAGCCGTTTCGCGCCGCAGCTGCTCGGTCCCATTTCCGTGGCGGCGTATTCCTACATGTCGATGGTGCCGGTCATCCAGCCGCCGGTGGTCCGCGCGCTGACGACCAAAGAGGAGCGGCGCATGAACATGACGCTCCGCGCCGGGCGCACGGTGAGCAAGCGTGCCAGGATCCTCTTCCCGATCGTCGTCACGATCGTGGTCGGCATCTTCGCGCCCTCGTCGTCGACGCTGATCGGCTTTCTGATGTTCGGCAATCTGCTGCGCGAGAGCGGCGTAGTCGCGCGCCTTTCCAACAGCGCCCAGAACGAGCTGGCCAACATCGTCACGATCATGCTGGGGCTGGGCATCTCCTGCACGATGACGGGCGACCGCTTCCTGCGCGCCGACACGCTGATGATCCTCGGCATGGGGCTGGTGGCCTTCGTCTTCGATACGGCCGGCGGCGTGCTCAGCGCCAAGCTGCTGAATCTGTTCATGAAGGAAAAGATCAACCCGATGATCGGCGCGGCGGGCATTTCCGCCTTCCCGATGTCGTCGCGCACGATCCAGCAGATGGCGGCCAGGGAAAAACCCGGCACGTTCGTGCTCATGCAGGCTTCTGCGGCCAACGTGGCCGGACAGATCGGTTCCGTCGTCGCCGGCGGGCTGCTGTTGGCGCTGCTGAGCTGATTTTTTCCCGATCGTAAAAATCGAGCCGCGCCGTTTTTTTCGGATGGAAGAGACGGAGCGGCTCGATTTTTATGGCCCGGCGGCTATAATATGAACGGGATTCTTTCATCTTGCGCTGTGAAAGGGACGTGTGAAACGTGAAAAACAACGACTGGCTCGAGCGTTTCGGGCTGAGCGCCGGCCGCCTGCCCAAAGGCCCCCGCAACACGATCGCCGACGTGGCGGGCGTGACGGTGGGGCACGCGACGCTGGCGGAAGGGAAAACGCAGACGGGCGTGACGGCGGTGATCCCCGCGCCGGGCAGCTTGTTCCGGAACAAGCTGATCGCCGCCTCGCACGTGATCAACGGTTTCGGCAAGACGGCGGGGTTGGTGCAGATCGACGAGCTGGGCACGCTGGAAACGCCGGTTTTGCTGACCAACACGCTCAGCGTCGGCGACGCCTGGCGCGGCTTGTCGCAAGCGATGATCGAGAGCGAACCGTCGATCGGCGGCGCGGCGGGCACGGTCAATCCGCTGGTGTGCGAGTGCAACGACGGTTTTCTAAACGACATCCGCGTCCAGGCGGTGACGCCGGAGCTGGCGCGTCAGGCGCTGGCGGCCGCCGCGCCCGATTTCGCGCTCGGCGCGGTGGGCGCGGGACGGGGCATGAGCTGCTACCAGTTCAAGGGCGGCGTCGGTTCGGCTTCGCGGCTGGTGACTGCCGGCGCACGGACCTATACGCTGGGCGCGCTGGTTCTGAGCAACTTCGGCGAGATGGACGATTTCACGCTGGACGGTCAGCCGACGGGGGCCGAAGCGAAAAAGATCCTCGCCGCGGAACAGCTGCGCGAGCAGGGATCCTGCATCGTGCTGATCGCCACCGACGCGCCCATGACCGCGCGCCAGCTGAAGAGGCTCTGTAAACGCGCCAGCGCCGGCATCACGCACACCGGCTCGATCATCGGCAACGGCAGCGGCGAGATCGCCGTGGCTTTTTCCACCGCGCAGCGGGTTCCCTTCGACGCGGCGGGGGAACTGGCGTTTCGTTCGGTCAGCGACGCGCACGCCAACCTGTTCTTCCGCGCCGTGATCGAGTCGGTACACGAGGCGATCCTCACCTCCATGCTGGCGGCCGAGACGGTGACGGGTTTTCAGGGACACCGGCGCGTTTCGCTTGCTGTGCTGGCCGGGCGCGTGCCGGGGTTGCCCGCGCCGCGCCGTTAAGTCCAGAGGCAAAGAGACGCGTCGATCCGGAAAAAGCGCTGTGCTCCTTTTCGGACAGAATGTTCCACGTGGAACATTTTTCGTTGGAATAGATGAACGCTGATGTTATGTGATATGCGTTCGGACATTTCTCTTGGTTCCCGCGGCAATCCCCGTTTTTGCCGCGCGTGAATTCGAAAAATCCAGAGGGAGGGGTTTTTTATGGTTGGAGAAGTCGCGTTAAAAGCGATTCAGGCACGAGAGGAACGGTTTGTCGCCCACGCTAAAAAAATCTGGGAGCATCCCGAGACCGCCTACAACGAAGTGAGCACGTGCGCGGTCACTGCCGAGCTGCTGCGCGAGCTGGGCTTTGTCGTGGAGACGGGGATGTACGGGATGCCCACGGCCCTGCGTGCCAGTTGGGGCAGCGGCGAACCGACGATCGGTTTTCTGGGCGAGTTCGACGCTCTGCCCGGTCTGAGCCAGAAGGTCAGCACTCGCCAGGAGCCTGTGCAGGAAGGCGCGCCGGGAGAGGGATGCGGCCACAACCTGCTCTGCGTGGCGCCGCTGGCGGCGGCGTACGGTCTGAAAGAAGAGCTGCGGGCTTCCAGCCGTCCCGGCACCGTGGTCTACTACGGCTGTCCCGCCGAAGAAGCTCTCACCGGCAAGGTCTTTATGGCCCGCGGCGGCGCGTTCCGTGAGCTGGATCTTGCTTTTTCCTGGCACGGAGCCGCAAAAAACTGCGTCATGCGCGGCGTCATGACCGGATTGAACAGCGCCAAGTTCCATTTCACGGGGCGCACTTCTCACGCCGGCGGCGCGCCGGAGAACGGCCGCTCCGCCCTCGACGCCGTCGAGCTCATGAACGTCGGCGCCAACTATCTGCGCGAGCACGTCACCATGGACAACCGCATCCACTACGTCATCACCGACGGCGGCATGGCTCCCAACATCGTTCCCGACAAAGCCTGCGTCTGGTA containing:
- the msrA gene encoding peptide-methionine (S)-S-oxide reductase MsrA, with the translated sequence MSKRIVLAGGCFWGLEAYMRELPGVLDTEVGFANGRMPHPTYEQVKAGGTGYAEACKVEYDPQVISLRTLLRHYLRIIDPTTLNRQGPDIGAQYRTSIYYNDDEERRLAEELLAKEQKNWDEPVVTTVEPLVNFYAAEEYHQDYLKKKPCGYCHVNLALLDEPLPPEED
- a CDS encoding P1 family peptidase, which translates into the protein MKNNDWLERFGLSAGRLPKGPRNTIADVAGVTVGHATLAEGKTQTGVTAVIPAPGSLFRNKLIAASHVINGFGKTAGLVQIDELGTLETPVLLTNTLSVGDAWRGLSQAMIESEPSIGGAAGTVNPLVCECNDGFLNDIRVQAVTPELARQALAAAAPDFALGAVGAGRGMSCYQFKGGVGSASRLVTAGARTYTLGALVLSNFGEMDDFTLDGQPTGAEAKKILAAEQLREQGSCIVLIATDAPMTARQLKRLCKRASAGITHTGSIIGNGSGEIAVAFSTAQRVPFDAAGELAFRSVSDAHANLFFRAVIESVHEAILTSMLAAETVTGFQGHRRVSLAVLAGRVPGLPAPRR
- a CDS encoding amidohydrolase, with the protein product MVGEVALKAIQAREERFVAHAKKIWEHPETAYNEVSTCAVTAELLRELGFVVETGMYGMPTALRASWGSGEPTIGFLGEFDALPGLSQKVSTRQEPVQEGAPGEGCGHNLLCVAPLAAAYGLKEELRASSRPGTVVYYGCPAEEALTGKVFMARGGAFRELDLAFSWHGAAKNCVMRGVMTGLNSAKFHFTGRTSHAGGAPENGRSALDAVELMNVGANYLREHVTMDNRIHYVITDGGMAPNIVPDKACVWYFVRALTREAVEDTYRRLVLVAEGAAHMTETKVEIEFLGGCYPTLENRVLSDVIYQSLQEVEKPVWTKEELEFAEAINVQNPNYDQIKRRPDYDGPLGVSVGIREENGFGSTDVGDVQHIVPCAEVNTASWNCAAPGHSWQVTSCAGSSIGMKGMLYGARALALTAAKVAADPQLVAAAKAEFLKATRGKPYRCPIPADVPVPMPVQK
- a CDS encoding sodium ion-translocating decarboxylase subunit beta translates to MEALFQGFLSLTWQQAVMIGIGLTLIWLAAAKEYEPSLLLPMGFGTVLVNIPMTAALTQAVGGTVVPGAISVLFDAGIANEMFPLLIFIGIGAMMDFSPVMERPVYALFGLTAQVGIFLTMGLAYYVFGFSVREAASIGIIGAADGPTSIFVSSRFAPQLLGPISVAAYSYMSMVPVIQPPVVRALTTKEERRMNMTLRAGRTVSKRARILFPIVVTIVVGIFAPSSSTLIGFLMFGNLLRESGVVARLSNSAQNELANIVTIMLGLGISCTMTGDRFLRADTLMILGMGLVAFVFDTAGGVLSAKLLNLFMKEKINPMIGAAGISAFPMSSRTIQQMAAREKPGTFVLMQASAANVAGQIGSVVAGGLLLALLS
- a CDS encoding winged helix-turn-helix transcriptional regulator — its product is MDKQNLFPACPVETTLKLIGDKWNVLILRDLFLGTKRFSELKRSLAGVSQKVLTSQLRGMEEAGLVSRAVYPEVPPRVEYSLTARGRSLRPVIESMWNWGRAFKEDLGLDVAAIPERMPVPAEPRE
- a CDS encoding N-acyl-D-amino-acid deacylase family protein, with the protein product MLDLLIRNGTVIDGTRTTRRKSDVGVRHGKIVAVAPQIEEEAKETIDASGKIVAPGFIDIHSHSDMSPFFTDQKMQSKLYQGITLEIVGNCGISCLPTDDASREAITRLISSGLELPMDGRTVEDDSLSDYAEHLKRCPAATNIGVLVGHGTLRGMVMGFGMRKPTFEEQKHMECVLERELSEGAFGMSLGLIYPPSSYGAIDEFVALGKVLKRHDAILTVHMRSESTKIFEAVDEMLEVARHSGVHVEISHLKLIGKPQWGRSKELLAKIRAAREEGLNITCDQYPYTATSTGMSALVPAWAHDGGSDEMCKRLASPTEELLSETESETERRGGAHAVLVVSTHGRLPQYEGKRLDEIAADMELPPAQAVVRLLRASDGGVPCCYFSLSEDDMLHIMREQFVCIGSDGYAMTYDRHFLGTNPHPRSFGTFPRYFQTIREHRLMSLEDAVYKATMLPAQILGLKDRGVIAVDKIADITVFDAAEISDRATYTDSPQKPAGICAVVIDGRVAFKNGEQTGDNIGHLVVHK
- a CDS encoding DNA polymerase II large subunit (Pol II), with protein sequence MKKCAYCGSEFDGALHGCPYCGGRAADHICKNCGAEYDGAACPQCGVRADDEGQRCPRCGARMFKGECSSCGYMADKGKAVAAEAKKAGAAMASWFGTLCLCVVGVIFPFVSIPFIFSRRHGKVIKWFFGGYGLFYIWALTLPQEGGTAATEMSPGLRWSSVALTALALLFALYRLWRESARPSV